Genomic window (Phacochoerus africanus isolate WHEZ1 chromosome 1, ROS_Pafr_v1, whole genome shotgun sequence):
CCAGGAACATATTGTGGGATAGGGAAAGGTGGTCTGAGATTATGTTTTTGCCGTCGGCAATTCACAAACTAGATCATCTGAATCAATAGGGAGTTGGCTGCATTTATACCAGGCACTTCCTAGAGCCAAATAATCACATTAGCTAATTCCTAGCCATAACATATATGTAGCCTCAGTAATTACTTATTAAACTAAGTCTATCCAgcacacagaatatttttttaaaccaggatTACCTCCTTTTACTCTTGATGCCAATCCAATTAAAGATAATTGCCAGATCTGTCTAGACCCTGCTGCTTGGAGATCTTTGGGAATGTAAGTGACCGGGTTATCTCTAGTCTGGCCACTTTGGGAAATTTAGCACAGCTTTCCTTGATTTCCTGAAAACTCCTAGACTTTTCCCCTTTCCCTTGATGGCGCAGGTGGCCTGCCCTTCCCAATAGGCCCCCTGACCCACCCACACTTGGGGTCCGACCCTGACTTCATCGCTCACCTATCTTCTCCTCGGCTTGGCTGCTCTCCGCAGTCTCCGTCGGAGGCTGGGCTGTCGCCTTGGCAGCAGCATCCTCTGCAGcaggggtggtggtggcggcggcagcagcagcggtGACAGCAGCAGGCACGTCGGCTTGTTTAGGCTCCTCCTTGGCTGGCGCGTCTTCGGCCTTGGAGGACGGCGAGTTGTCAGTGGAAGCTTTAGTGGCACTTTCTGTCTCAGCAGAGCCTGGCTTCTCCTCGGAGGGGGCAGGAGCCTGGGGGGCTGCCTGGTCAGTGGCAGCGTCGGGGGCGccctcccccttcttctcctCGGAAGGAGTGTCGCCGGCTTTGCCGGCCTCCTCAGCCTTGGGGCCAGTGGCTGGGGCCGCTTCAGCGGGAGTGGCACCTTCGCCCTCCTTCTTCTCAGGGCCATCAGCGACGGGCGCTTCATCCTTCTCATTGGCCTCCGCCTCAGCGGCTGGGGCATcacccttcttctctcctttgagCTTTTTCCTCGTTATGTGTCCACGGAAGCTAGCCTGAATTTTGGTTGCGGCCTTATGAGCTTTATCTTCTGGTTTGATGCCATCTTGTTCAATCTTTTGGTCCTCATCATTTTTTTCAACCTTTAGGGAGAAaagcaggggcgggggggaggggaaggggataGAGCAATGTTCATTTCCTTCAAATCAcagcattcaacaaatactgaaagtctttttttcctgtgccaggcaccatacTTGGAGTTAAGAAGTCAACAATACCCTGGAAATTCAAACCAAGCCTCCTTTCTTTCCCTGATGAAGAATTTAGgagaaaacacattattttatggGAAAATTTATGTCCTTTTGGCTTTCCAGAATCactggcattttttctttttttatggctttctTTGTCTAACTCAATCTCTCTCCATTGCCAAACTTAAATCAGCCTTTTTGTGGATGTATTTTGACAGTTCAAGTCACGCCTCCCCTAGATTTTCCTCAAAGACCTCTGAAAGATATTGGTTTTTCAGGGTTTCTGAGAAGGTCTCTGtgaaaaattttatgatttaaaaaaattgtatggttTCTAGATTTTAGGTTTGGTTAGGAAACCAATAAGTTTGGGCAAAGCATACATTAAAAGTTTAGAAACAAGTTCTATCAGAGCCTTGTACAAAATGCAAATGGGTTCCACGGTTTTGAGGGATTTGTTGAGAATGCCGGTCCCAAAAATGATGTCTACTTTCTTCTATGTGTGGTCCAACCTCAGTGATGAACATACCAGACCTTCAAAATTTGAATTCAGGAAATGATCATaattcctgaatttttaaaaagagtaggaAACACTGCTTCTACTTTTGAAAGAGTGGTATACATTCACTAAATCACAATTTCTTATTCCCAGAGCAATTTCAGCTTAAAATTAGTTTTCTATTATCATCAATAGAGCCATCCTAGTACCAAAGGCAAGAGACTAGAATACAAAATTTTTACCATTTGATCATGTTACGGCATAACATAGGctgcaaataactttttttccacATGGAAATTAAATCGGAGGGTAAGAATAGAAAGTATAGCCATGAGAAGAAATGTCTAGGCAAGTACTCAAAATTCTGGATAGCTCCTTTGTCCACCATGGTGCCCCAATATGGTTACTTATAGTCTCCATATAATCATTATATTAAGTTcgggtatacaacatagtgattcaatatttgtatacactgcaaaataatcaccacaataagtctagttaacttTTATGAACACTGTCTCAGACACTGGGgaaatacagcagtgaacaatgCAGCAAATTTCCTTCAAAAGACAATAATTAAAGAATGCTTATCATGAACTAAGACCTGTGCTTGGCCCCAATCTTGACCTTGGCCTGAACTTGACCTTTGCTCCAGTTTAGAATACAAATCACAGCAGGCAAACACAAGTTATGTTTTCCACCTGTCATACCAGCTCTGCCCCAGTGACCCAGATCCTGTTTATCATGACATTGCCCTGCCTGACATTCCTTGGAGAAGCATATGGGCCTGTATTCCTTAAGTCCATCCACATGCTAGTGGGTATACAAAGGTGGTTTTGAAAATAAGCTGCATGTGAGAGTCAAAGAAGGACTGACAAATTTCCAGTAAAATTCAAggcaagtttttttctttcttagttaaCTATTCATGTGCCCATACAAAGAATGAAGGAGTGCATTAAAAGCACTTGGGAGGGGCCTGTCTTGCTCCCTCCTCCCAGTGCCAGGCTGCCACACTGCTCAGTGCTCTGATGCACTcccaccttccctctctcccGCTGCTCCTGATGACTCCTACTGGACGCACACAGCACAGTCTGGGGCACGGGATCAGCTGTCCCTGCCAGGAGCTCTCTGCTCAGAGATGGAAGCATAACCCTGTTAAATGAACAGTTGTGAATGAAGCATGCAGTCAGgatgttattaatttatttcacgCAGAAAGCATCATGTCAACATCCAGACTCATCTATTCAGTAACAATATTGAACAATGCTAGGCACCGTAGACACACTAGTGAGCAGACACGAAATTTAACTATCCACAtgggattctttttaaaatatacttaaaaaacctCCATCAACTTCATAATATTTAACAATCAATATTTTCCAGGAATTCAAAGGAGACACCTGACCTTGTACCCATCTTAAAAAGTAAGGCCAATAGTCTAAATATgtgagatatattttatatattatatatagatggAGGAAGTCCAGAAAAAGAGCACCCTGGTATTTAAGGGCTAAAGAGTCAGTTCAGCATCTcattaaaatagatttatttttttaaactcagccTTGCCACAAATAAGCCTTGAgcttaaaaattctttcatttttatgtgaaGTTGTTGCTATCTGTGAATTAACTAATGTAGACATGCCAATTCAGTCCCTTATTTGTAGGAAGAGGGTCATTATGAATTGCTGTACTTTTTCAGGCATCTTCATCACTATCACCTAGAATTTTACTGGCCAGTTTGTTTGAGAGCTCTGTAATTTATAAAGTCTTAAAGGAAACTGAGGTATgggaaatttttacttttcaacaAAAGCTAAAATCTTGGATGAATATTGGTTCGAAGAAGATGAAGGGTATCATTATACTAATCTGTTGGGGTCTAGTCAAATTTTTAAACCAATTAGGTAAAAGAGCAATGCTTTTCATCAATATTTAAGAATCAATATTTAATAAAGCCGCATGTAGAAAGTAATTATTTAATATCCAAGATTGTTGCTCTGGTtaaatttcctttcccttttgggAAGAGGGAGCGGAGAGCTTTGGATTCAGTCTAAGATGCCCCAACAGTTGCATTTATTATGTTACAAAAGAGCTGTAGGCAAGAATCTATATATGCCTAAATTTCAGGACTAAAATAACATCATCCATTCAATTGGGACGTTTcaattcatttaactttttccAATTATCGTTGGAACACTTCATCCTTCCAAGTACAGAAAAAGTCGGCCCTATATCTACTTCTTATAGCTCTAAATACAATGATGATAATACTTCAAATTTTCTCTTAAACAGGATtgaattttaaatgctttaagaCATTGGTGTGCACCACTTTTTCTAAGAACCATCTTTAGTAAACCTAGGTATTTTCAATTTAACTAAGCAAAAGATATTTCTGAGAAGCTAAATTGAAGGGCCATAGTACCTTAACCAAAGTTTTCTCTAACACGCTGTAGTTTTCATGCCTATCAGAATCTTCGGCAGCCCATAAAAGAACCAGAAGAAAAGTGTGGATGGATATGTATGAATCTAACAAATATCTACTTGTGGTTCACtctctttttattaataatttattgaggtgaaattcatatAAGAAAATTTCACTCTATTTTTCAGCTTAGTTGGATTTGAGCCTAGTTCACAGCATATATTTTAGGGGAATGTCCAAGTGTTAAAGGAGATCACAGTGGCATTTCTGTGCTTGCTTTGAACCTAGTCAAAGATCAGAAATCCAGAGAACTGCCCCTTATGGAGGAGTAAAGAGGGTGGGCCAACATTCTCCAGTTCTGTAGAGGAAGTATCTTCAGGATTCTAAGCAGTTCCAGAGAGGAAGTTGTCATTTAAAAGATGAACAGGCACAGCTGGGATACAAAGTCCCTAAACACTGAATCTGTCTTGAAAATCTCACTAAGGGGGTGAGGCGAtggggatgaggatgaggatgagatGAAATGAAACTCTTGTTCATTTGCCAACAAtgatcatcattttttaaaactgattttcagCCTAGCAAAGAGGTCTTTTTTAGTTCCTGAGCAGGTGGGAGCACAGACATACAATAACTGAATAATTCTCCAGGGGACTGTGAAACATCAAGGATGACCTGAAAATCCTGACATGGTGTGGGGGGAATTCTCTTTTCCCCTTCAGATGAATCACAGTGCTGCAGCTCCAGAGTCATAATAAGTGGGAAAGAAATGCTCATTGATTGATTGACTATATAGAAAACCAAATATCCCACATTGGAAACTGGAATAGTGATGTGAATGTTTCAGATAATAGCTGGTGATCAAGATATGGGTCTTTGGCTCACTTTCATATATTACTTATTTAACATGTACAGCCCAGATACTACTTAAAGAATAGAAGTGGCATATTCAACACAGTATAAAGCTTTACTGGTGGAGAACTCAGTTCCCATTCAAAgagttatcttttattttattttgtgtatgcaTAACTCTATTTGTCCCACAAAGACAGATGGAGATGAGGCTAAGAGCATATTGTAATTAGCACCTTCTAACAGAAATTAGTCAGCATATAAagactttttctattttgttcacaGCTGAATCTCCAGTTTCTAGAATGGTGTCAGGCATACAATAGATGctaaattaatatttgttggGTAAATCCAAAATTTGAACCTCTCAATTAGTGCCATTTCAGAAAGATGATGATAGGCAAATTAATATGGGATTCCATTTTGACAGCTTTTAAAATCATTCGTTTCCCAGTGATGGTCTCAAAGAGCAGCTGGCTAAGTTAAGTATATGTTTTCCCAACACCTAACTGAAAAGCTGACTTCATGAAGTGAGGCTGAACAAAGAAGTCAATTATAGAAATGAAAGAGCAGGGGTCAGACAAGGAGAGAAGTCGCAGAACGAAAGAAATtatattgataattttaaaagcatatagaaatggaaataaatctaAGATAAAACAACTGACATATTCATTTCCCTATGGATTGGCTGGAATCATACCgatcaaattttttttcaaatacatctcTCTGCTTCTTCATAAGTAAAAGAGGAGAGAATATTCATCGGGATTGTTGGAGACTCTCTCCATCCTTCTATTTAGACTTCATCCGTAAAATGAGCCCTTTGGCCCGAGGTTGTAGGCTGGAGAGGACTAGTTCCTTAGCTATTCAAAGAAGGAAGCCCCCCTTCCTTAAAGAGAGGCTGGAAAGAGGCCAGGGTTGAGACGAGGCATATAAACTGGTCTCTTTATAGGGTCCCTGCTGGATAGAATAATATGACTATACTCTTTCAGAAAAGCTGTAggtggagctcctgtcatggctcagtggctaacgaatctgactagcatccatgaggacacaggttcaattcctggcctttctcagtgggttaaggatccggcattgtcatgagctctgatgtaggttgcagactcagctcggattctgcattgctgtggctgtggcatgggccagcagctacagctctgattggacccctagcctgggaacctccatatgccatgagtaaggccctaaaaagaagagaaagaaagaaagaaaagctgtagGTATGGCAAATGAAGGTATAGTCACCTAACAAAATCAAATGTCAAAGTCACTGATGCCCAAGCACCAAGAATTAACTCTGGGAGGAAGGGGCTTTACCCTTGAGCTGTGGAAGCAGACCCTCTGTTGCTGATTGCAGTTTACTGCCTCTACTAGTGTTCACTACCTCTATAGGAAGTGTTCACTACCTCTACTAGTGTTCACTACCTCTGCAGGAAGTGTTTACTATATCTACAAGAAGTGTTCACCACCTCTACTGGTGTTCACCATGTCTACTAGTGCTCATTACCTCTACTAGTATTCACTACTTCTACAAGTGTTCACTACTTTAACTAGTGTTCTCTTCCTCTATAAGAAGTGTCCACTACCTCTATTAGTGCTCACTACTTACAGTAGTGTTCACTACCTCTACTAGTGTTCACTTCCTCAACGAGACGTGCCCGCTACCTTTTAAGTGGCAAgctggaaggagggagaagtggaCAAAGTGAGGAGACATTAAACATGCTTGGAGAGGTCTCTATGCCTAAAATGGCCACTGAGCTGGGAACAAAAGAGAGGGACTCCCCCTCAGGCCACCAAAGAGACTGGAATCACACAGCAGACCATGAGCGAGATCATGAGGCTTCTCTTGCTAACAACCAGAAGCAGCCTATACATCTGGGGAAAGACAGAAAAGCCACCTAACTGGCAGACAACACTTGTAACACCATCACAGGTGAATCGTACCCAGTTGAGCATTCCAGAGAGCAAACCACACCCCAAGCTGCTGGAGAAGGTGCCCAGAGCCAACCAGCAGGAAGAGAAGCTCCAGAGCCCAGGAAAACTAGCCAAAATCTGCCTTCCTTTCAGGTAAGACACCACGGAATGTCTATACTTGGATGTTCATGAATATAAAACATGATGAGATAAATAATTGATTAAATGACTATGTTCTTCCTGCTATACTTAACAGTggttattgctttctttttctttttttttcatttttaaaaattttattgaagtatagttgatttatggtgttttCCAACAAAGCGATTCtgctttacaacaaagtgattcagttatacatatgcacatatccattctttttcaggttcttttcccatataggttatcacagaatattgagtagagttccctactATATAAtaggtccccactgaccatccattccatataaaagagtgtgcatatgccaactccaactgttgatttatttttcttaattaaaccTCTTTCACAAATGACATCCTAAGTCTGTAGTACTTTATAAATTTTGTTCAGTGAACACTCCAATATGTGCCCTTCCCCAAACATGGTCACTGTGGGtctatttactttgtttttccttctttgtgtttATAGTCACTTgacctattttatttaattatgaacTGAACTTTCCCTTGGACAATAAACTCTCTGGAAGCAGGGCCTTAGTTTTGTATAATCCTCAAAGTCTTGGTAGCTAAAACAATGCTGGCACATGGTTGATgctccaaaaatatatatttatatttgttaaatgactGTGTGCCACACTCTGTTAGTAACCAGAGAGCATGTAACTGGGCAGCACCCAGCTAGCTAGCTGGGTGATTGCTTCTTTCTGGGAAACTAATGCTTGGGGCCATCGTCATACTCTCCAGCAGTCATATCCCTCTCTTCTCTCACAGTTTCAATGAGTATTCTGCATATACAGTTAGTATTTCAATTCAGTGTTCATCATAATCATGTGAGGAACACGTCACTGTGCCTGTTTCGTCATCAAGGTGAATTAGGAAACAGAAAGGGGGCCAGTGTTACTCGGCTCTAAATGGCAGAGCCTTCCCTCAATTCCACTCTTTGTGgaatgcttttgaaaataaattgtagGAAGCCAATATTCCCTGGTGGGTAAGAGAAAGAGCTGAAGAGTTAGATGTGTATagattcaaatctcagctctgccacttaattACCAGctcttgaccttgggcaagttaacttcagtttctttatctgtaaggTGGGGGAATAACAGGCCTATTTCACTGGGCCGTGGTGAGGACTGTGTGAGTTAATGTGTATAAAGTATTTGACATGGTCCCTGATCAAAAAGGGAGAGCTAATTTTCTCATCAtaatcattgtcatcatcacaaTAATCTCACAGTAATTTATGCATTATCATCAAACTAAGTCAAGACATACTAATGAGATAAATACCAAAGGAGGTTTGGCCAGGAGACCTTATTCATCTCCATGACTGCTGGTATCCTGACTCAGGGAGAGGAGCGTCCAGTTTCTTAACTCTCTAGGACCATCTATTCTCAGACAGATAAGCAAAAAACTGTTGAAAATGTGCCAAAATACTCAATCTAGTTCTTTCTTATCCTTGGGAAGGGGGCAGATCTGTTTACATTGTCaaggataaatggataaatcatAATACCACTTCTCGACTGCCTACCACACACCAATCCTCTAATGTTATCCATGTCTAAACCTCCATGTGGTCTACCACCTTGGTGCTGGAAATTCACTAAAGCTAGAAATCTGTCTATTCTCAAAATATATACCTTTGACCTGACATCCCTCCATCCCATAAACATGTCATAAAGCTACTATTTCATATCTCTGTCTCACCATCTAGTTATTTCCCTTCCACATTCAGAAAAACAACTCCTCTGCATGTCCTGAAACCTCCTCTACTTGCTGATCTTCAGTAAAAGCTgtggatgcaggagttcccatcatggcgcagtggttaacgaatccgactaggaaccatgaggttgcgggttcggtccctgcccttgctcagtgggttaacgatccggcgttgccgtgagctgtggtgtaggttgcagacgtggctcggatcctgcgttgctgtggctctggcgtaggccggtggctacagctccgattggacccctagcctgggaacctccatatgccgcggaagcggcccaaagaaatagcaaaaagacaaaaaaaaaaaaaaaaaaagctgtggttgcagctgactgacaggttgggggggggggattatttTAGGAGCATGTAGTCCTGAGGAGGGAGCGATGTTGAGATTTGGGATTTCCAATTCTATCCAGTGCACCCTTATTGGATAGTAGTGAAGCTCCTCCGGGTGTCATTATAACTAACATGCAGTGAAAGTACATAATACGTGTCATCAGAATGCATGTCATTATTAAGCCTAGTTGATGGGAGACAGAAAAGAAGTTGAGTTgccatttacttttaaaaaatgacagtaaCTTGAATTTTTATATTACAGGTTATGAAGTACTTGCAATCTCATGAAATTGTTCCTTAAGGAATTATGATGAAGGAAGCCGAGCAAGTATGCTATCTCCTTTATAAAACGAAGAAACTGAAATACGGATTGGAGGAAAACTCCACAAATGGTTGAATAGGTCTAAAACCTAGGCATTTAATCTCCTCATGTTTTAAAGAAACTAACGGAGAATTCAATCTAAGAATTCAACACTAagaactcagaagaaaaaaagaaagagagcaagagtCACAGAAAAAGCAACAATCCTAATATCAGCACTAAGACAACTTGAAGTACTTTTTAATGAACAGAACTGATCTACATTTTAGGTCTTATAATAGAGGTGGCTCCAGAATCTCCATATGGATAGGATTAGGGGCAGAAACAGGCTTGGAAGGGGGAACTAGGTGATTTTTCTAGAAACGGCCCTTGCACAGCAAGCATTCTGCTTTGTACAGTCTGCTTATCTCTATGAGGTAGCTAGTAGGAGGATCTTGCAGTGACACTGCTATCTATCAATAATAATTtgcatatgcctttttttttttttttgtctttttgctatttctttgggccgcttccgcggcatatggaggttcccaggctaggggtctaatcagagctgtagctgccggccctacgccagagccacagcaacgctggatccaagccgcgtctgcaacctacaccacagctcacagcaatgccggatctttaacccactgagcaaggccagggaccgaacccgcaacctcattgttcctagtcggatttgttaaccactgctccacgacgggaactcctgcatatgcCTTAATGCTCTATATCAGTCACCAGGTAACTGATTGCCcatttagaacagtgcttgagaaatctaaggggaaaaaaaagaccaagtatgttttctttctgattctaGAAGTTATGATGTTATATTCTCCCATATATAGAAAAAACAATTGAATGTTTTCACTGGGGAGGGGTAAAGATTCCAGGTAAATGGCGTACAATTCTGGGACAAATAGACTTCTATTTTAACTAAATGTCTATCACCAACCTGTTGGATAGTTTAAGGATAAATGCACAAGACCCTAGAAATGCATGACCTggcataaattatttcatttctttagaatTCAGCTTCTTTATCTCTCATATTGGGATACTAATACTTACTGTGCATAATTTCTTcaggatgaaataaaatactaCTGGTAAAATGCCTGCTATTTAactactcaataaataattgcctggaagaagaaaatacaagtgaAGTGAAAATTGCTGCTTTCTGGCAACTAGGGATCAGGTGCATTATTTGATAAATATGTCATGGTTTTCTATCTCTGATAGCTCATGGAGGAATTTTTCAGGGCTATGcatatttcataaaaaataataaacgtTCCCCTCAAAAAGATCTTTAAAGACACTAAAATACCCTCAAATCTTTGcagaaaataattgtaataataaattgaaaaattatatggtactatgtgccaagtgctcttctaagcactttattacatgttatacacacatacacacacacacacacacacacacaactatatttattacatttaattcTAACATGGCTATGCAATGGGTGCTATTATTTTACTAGAGAAGGGACTTAGGCACAGGGGCATTAAGGAATTTTTTCTAAGTCATACCGCAAGTAAGTAGCAGAATTTGAATGCAAAATATGTATACAGGTGGCATGTGAGGTGAGATGACCCTAGGAGGACAGGGCTGGTCTACTCTCCGCAGGCTTTTCTCTCTAGGCTCCCAGGCAAGGTGACAAGTGGAGATCAGGGTGGGAGAATGCAGAGCACGAGTTTGTCCTGGCTCGTGCCCACCAAGGCTGGGCTAGTTACCAAGGTCTAAAGGAAGAGGCTTCCGAGCTGTCACCTCAATTTCATCTTCCCCTGTCAAAGTCTCTTTACAATAGAAAAGTAGAGAGACATTTTCAGTGCAGGGGCTGTGGGATCATGACCTCATCACCCAGGTGATGCTGTGACTCATTTTCCTTGTGAAGATTTTGACAGGGAAGATTCACACTTGAGCTGTTGAGAACAGCCCAGAGACCAGGTTTCCTATTAATTctgaaagcaagagagagaaaatatcgGAGAGCAGACAAAGTAATACTGGGGGAGGTGTGAGGGGAGGGCCTTGGGTCAGGAATTGCCGCTATTtaattaaaggagaaaagcagaTTAATAAACTGG
Coding sequences:
- the GAP43 gene encoding neuromodulin, which translates into the protein MLCCMRRTKQVEKNDEDQKIEQDGIKPEDKAHKAATKIQASFRGHITRKKLKGEKKGDAPAAEAEANEKDEAPVADGPEKKEGEGATPAEAAPATGPKAEEAGKAGDTPSEEKKGEGAPDAATDQAAPQAPAPSEEKPGSAETESATKASTDNSPSSKAEDAPAKEEPKQADVPAAVTAAAAAATTTPAAEDAAAKATAQPPTETAESSQAEEKIEAVDETKPKESARQDEGKGEEREADQEHA